GCTCACCGGGAGGGGTCGGACGACGCTCAAGCAGACGGTCATACTTCGGGTTACCATAAATATTAACCCCAAGACGTCTTACAATTTTGCCTTTAGCTGTAAAGTTTTTTGCCATTTCAATATCCTCTGAAGTCTATCGTCAATCTGTCAAACCATCCCGTGATTACACGCGACGGCGCTTGGGAGGACGACAGCCATTGTGGGGGATCGGGGTCACATCTTTGATCATCGTGACGTTCAGGCCAGCACTTTGCAGTGCACGCAGTGCCGATTCACGACCGGAACCAGGACCTTTAACGCAAACTTCGACGTTACGCAGGCCATGCTCCTGTGCCGCCTTGGCTGCAGTTTCTGCAGCAACCTGTGCAGCGAACGGAGTACTTTTGCGCGACCCTTTAAAACCGGACCCACCTGCCGTTGCCCAGGAGATAACATTCCCACTGACATCGGCAATTGAAACGATCGTATTGTTAAATGTCGCCTGGATATGGGCAACACCATTGACGATATTTTTTTTCGCCTTACTTTTCCTTACAACTTTTTTACCTGGCTTAGCCATGGTTCCTCCAATTATTTCTTCTTACCGGCAACCGTTTTACGCGGTCCCTTACGGGTACGGGCATTGGTTTTCGTTTTCTGGCCACGCACAGGCAAGCCACGACGATGACGCAGACCACGATAGTTACCCAGATCCATCATACGCTTGATGTTCATGGATACTTCACGACGCAGGTCACCTTCTACCTTCAACTCATCATCAATAATCTTACGGATCTGGCCAACTTCGGCCTCCGTCAGATCATCGGAGCGAGTACTAAAATCTACACCAGCCTGAGACAGGATGTGTTGAGACGTTGAGCGTCCGATACCGTAAATATAGGTCAGCGCAACTTCAATTCGTTTATTTTTCGGTAAGTCAATACCAGCAATACGTGCCAACTTTGTATCCTCCTATTAACCCTGTCTTTGCTTATGCTTGGGGTTTTCGCAGATCACACGTAAAACACCCTTACGCTTGATCACTTTGCATTTATCACAAATGGTTTTTACAGATGCGCGAACTTTCATTACCAACCTCTACTCGATATGTCGTACTATTAACAGTTTACACTCTGGTCAGTATTTCATAACCAGTTTCAGTCACCGCAACCGTGTGTTCGAAATGTGCAGACGGGCGACCATCCTGCGTCACCGCAGTCCACCCATCATCGAGCACCCGAACATGCTGAGTCCCGGCATTCACCATCGGTTCTATTGCGAGAACCATTCCCTTTTTCAGCTTGGGACCGAAACCGGGTTTTCCGTAGTTCGGTATTTGTGGATCTTCATGCAACGACCGACCAATACCGTGACCTACGAATTCCCTGACAACGGAATAGCCTGCAGCCTCGACAACAGTTTGCACTGCAGCCGAAACATCCGACAGAGAGGCCCCAGGTGCGACCTTTTCTATCCCAGCGTCAAGAGACGCTTTGGTAACCTCCATCAAGCGAGTTTTTTCGCGATTAACGTCACCAACAGGCAACGTCACAGCCGAATCGCCATAAAAACCGTTGTAAAGGACACCAAAGTCAATACTTATAATATCGCCCTCAACCAGAGGTTGCTTAGTTGCAAAACCATGAACAACCGTGTGGTTTGGTGAAGCACAAATGGAACAAGGAAAACCGCCATATCCTTTAAAAGCAGGCTTAGCTTTCCTCTTCAAACAAGCTTGTTCTGCAATGTGATCCAACTCGCAGGTTGTAATACCCGGGACGACCTTCTCACGTAGTTCCTGAAGAATTTCCGCGACCATATGACAAGAAATACGCATCTTGTCGATCTCTTGCGGAGTCTTAACAATAATCACTCAGAAACCTGTAAAATCTCGAAAATCGCAGCGCGAACTTCATCGATAGGCAACATGCCATCAACCTGTGCCAATACG
The Desulfuromonas acetoxidans DSM 684 DNA segment above includes these coding regions:
- the rpsK gene encoding 30S ribosomal protein S11; translation: MAKPGKKVVRKSKAKKNIVNGVAHIQATFNNTIVSIADVSGNVISWATAGGSGFKGSRKSTPFAAQVAAETAAKAAQEHGLRNVEVCVKGPGSGRESALRALQSAGLNVTMIKDVTPIPHNGCRPPKRRRV
- the rpsM gene encoding 30S ribosomal protein S13, producing MARIAGIDLPKNKRIEVALTYIYGIGRSTSQHILSQAGVDFSTRSDDLTEAEVGQIRKIIDDELKVEGDLRREVSMNIKRMMDLGNYRGLRHRRGLPVRGQKTKTNARTRKGPRKTVAGKKK
- the rpmJ gene encoding 50S ribosomal protein L36, with amino-acid sequence MKVRASVKTICDKCKVIKRKGVLRVICENPKHKQRQG
- the map gene encoding type I methionyl aminopeptidase, which codes for MIIVKTPQEIDKMRISCHMVAEILQELREKVVPGITTCELDHIAEQACLKRKAKPAFKGYGGFPCSICASPNHTVVHGFATKQPLVEGDIISIDFGVLYNGFYGDSAVTLPVGDVNREKTRLMEVTKASLDAGIEKVAPGASLSDVSAAVQTVVEAAGYSVVREFVGHGIGRSLHEDPQIPNYGKPGFGPKLKKGMVLAIEPMVNAGTQHVRVLDDGWTAVTQDGRPSAHFEHTVAVTETGYEILTRV